Proteins co-encoded in one Bremerella sp. TYQ1 genomic window:
- a CDS encoding ABC transporter permease encodes MSAIQETAEKPVKPVKSLGFWATSWRFYRRRFFAMAALFYVIFLGLVAIFSPAIVGTKPIVCYYKGNIYFPAMGYYYPSWENAIFTTGDHFNNRYEPNLKKNDPDSWAIWPLIRQDPIERVGDDWFEDQPGNPTDADGTPSWQNLFGTNFVGVDVFATLVHGTRIALLVGFVSMGIASVIGITIGAVSGYFGGWIDFVLSRFIEIVLCVPTLILVIALLAVVVSPSIWQVVLVIGLTGWTGIARLTRAEFLKIRQIEYVAAAKAMGAGPVRIMFVHILRNALAPILVPISFGIAAAIFTESALSFLGIGTDSQTPTWGDVLHDGQDHIRSMWWLNFFPGLAIFSTVLAYNLIGEGIQEATDPRTRDV; translated from the coding sequence ATGAGTGCTATTCAAGAGACCGCCGAGAAGCCCGTCAAACCGGTCAAGTCGCTAGGATTCTGGGCGACCAGCTGGCGATTTTATCGTCGTCGTTTTTTTGCGATGGCGGCGCTGTTCTACGTGATCTTCCTCGGACTGGTGGCCATCTTCTCGCCGGCGATTGTCGGTACGAAACCGATCGTTTGCTACTACAAAGGCAACATCTATTTCCCCGCGATGGGCTACTACTACCCATCTTGGGAAAACGCCATCTTCACCACCGGCGATCACTTCAACAATCGCTACGAACCAAACTTAAAAAAGAACGATCCCGACAGTTGGGCTATCTGGCCACTGATTCGCCAAGACCCGATCGAACGCGTCGGCGATGATTGGTTTGAAGACCAGCCTGGCAATCCGACCGATGCTGACGGAACCCCGAGTTGGCAGAACCTGTTCGGAACCAACTTTGTCGGTGTGGATGTGTTTGCCACACTTGTTCATGGAACGCGTATCGCCTTGCTAGTCGGGTTTGTCTCGATGGGCATTGCTTCGGTTATCGGCATTACCATCGGAGCCGTTTCGGGATACTTCGGTGGCTGGATCGACTTTGTGCTTTCGCGATTCATCGAAATCGTTTTGTGTGTTCCGACGCTCATCCTGGTGATCGCATTGTTGGCCGTCGTCGTTAGCCCCAGCATTTGGCAAGTCGTGCTTGTGATTGGTTTGACCGGATGGACCGGCATCGCACGGCTTACACGTGCCGAGTTCCTGAAGATTCGCCAGATCGAATACGTCGCCGCCGCCAAAGCGATGGGAGCAGGCCCAGTCCGGATCATGTTTGTCCATATCCTGCGAAACGCCCTCGCACCGATTCTTGTTCCTATCAGTTTCGGCATCGCCGCGGCCATCTTTACCGAAAGTGCCCTCAGCTTCCTGGGCATCGGTACCGATTCGCAGACACCCACATGGGGCGACGTGCTTCATGATGGGCAAGATCATATTCGCTCGATGTGGTGGTTGAATTTCTTCCCCGGCCTGGCCATCTTTTCGACCGTATTGGCTTACAACCTGATCGGCGAAGGCATCCAGGAAGCAACCGACCCACGTACCCGCGACGTCTAA
- a CDS encoding ABC transporter permease, giving the protein MLTYIARRVIIGFFTILAVTCLVYGLIRNMPGTPLTLMDENPGARQQFDERQREELEKQYHLDKHWIVGYGYWLANVAQGDMGRGINYTDRRRVTTIITTRLPNTLMLTVTSLILTYLMCIPMGLFSTAKNATTGERVMSITLYVLYALPTFVAAIYLNLLFAVKLGWLPLSGMTSEYYNELGAFGKAWDLLKHTFLPITCLTYGSLAYYTRFIKANMLETIQQDYVRTAKAKGVGPMKVLVKHAFRNSLIPLLTLIGLTLPTLLAGSVILEYIYQWDGIGQLFIEKIGQRDYPVIMGLVLMFSVMTLIGQLLADILYAVVDPRITYS; this is encoded by the coding sequence ATGCTGACCTACATTGCCCGACGCGTCATTATCGGGTTCTTTACGATCCTTGCGGTGACCTGCCTGGTTTACGGACTGATCCGAAACATGCCAGGTACGCCGCTGACGCTGATGGATGAAAATCCAGGCGCTCGTCAGCAGTTTGACGAACGGCAACGGGAAGAGCTCGAGAAGCAGTATCATCTCGATAAGCACTGGATCGTTGGCTACGGATACTGGCTGGCTAACGTCGCCCAAGGGGACATGGGTCGCGGCATCAACTACACTGATCGCCGGCGTGTGACGACCATTATTACGACCCGCTTGCCAAACACTTTGATGCTCACGGTCACGTCGCTGATCTTGACCTACCTGATGTGCATACCGATGGGGCTTTTTTCGACCGCGAAAAACGCCACCACCGGAGAACGGGTCATGAGCATCACGCTTTATGTTCTTTACGCGCTTCCGACATTCGTGGCGGCCATTTACCTGAACTTACTGTTTGCCGTGAAACTAGGTTGGCTTCCGCTGAGCGGCATGACGAGCGAATACTACAACGAGCTCGGGGCTTTCGGAAAAGCCTGGGACCTTCTCAAGCATACGTTCCTGCCGATTACCTGTTTGACTTACGGCTCGCTGGCTTACTATACCCGCTTCATCAAAGCCAACATGCTCGAGACGATTCAGCAAGATTACGTCCGCACCGCCAAAGCCAAAGGGGTGGGACCGATGAAAGTCCTCGTCAAGCATGCGTTTCGCAATTCCTTGATTCCCTTGCTGACACTGATTGGTCTGACGTTGCCGACATTGCTCGCAGGCTCGGTCATCCTGGAATACATCTATCAATGGGATGGAATTGGTCAGCTCTTCATCGAGAAGATTGGCCAACGTGATTATCCTGTCATCATGGGACTTGTCCTGATGTTCTCGGTCATGACGCTGATCGGACAGCTTCTTGCCGATATCCTCTATGCCGTCGTTGACCCTCGGATCACCTATTCGTAA
- a CDS encoding ABC transporter substrate-binding protein, whose product MTDVRVAVGFCLISAFALLTSTTGCTSGSAELSPEELKQAIQDFNFDAGLPSPEFKPPATLEELDGQYAWSDKPIVDPLPALQEQLADYKPPITPQEATEIRPTTEEDNDEILAAMKIQPKSDDEVAWDTSWVHHENGDVNSLNPLRMSSVGDFFFVYLTGVQATSSTIDLKPVGDGRYVKSWQANDDNTIQKVVLRDDITWSDGKPITAQDWEFTFKVLLHPELAGMFPALPSSLEKVKLIKAYDDKTFVIFHEQSSAVNDMKLEFPIVPKHIYEPAIAVDPTLTDSDVFLEQENTPVVGGPYEVVRRERNQRIVLKRREGYYMHEGKQVREKPYFKEIRMEIIENPTQALLALTAGKIDDTEVSATKWNTEANTEEFYRDNVKVKHIAWSEGHIVWNTKTPFFEDARVRRAMSYAIDYNTIINNVLNGIHQQASGPFHPSAWFAPQPSLEPFKTDLEKSRELLKEAGWADTDSDGILDKEIDGKKVSFKFQIMHAPSPVSELMARQFARDFGQLGIKCEPRQFEWTVLQQKARDHSFDAMMAGWGSGGDPFSTENIYGTGKPRNYGEYSNERVDELYELGLLELDPEKRAEHYREIAKILYEEQPYTWMYYRADLFAFNKRMRGYQFSPTGPWFYEPGMHSVWKAKAE is encoded by the coding sequence ATGACTGACGTCCGCGTTGCGGTAGGTTTTTGTCTCATTTCAGCTTTCGCCCTGCTTACCTCCACCACCGGATGCACGAGTGGTTCCGCAGAGCTCTCGCCCGAAGAACTGAAGCAAGCAATTCAGGACTTCAACTTCGACGCCGGGCTACCGTCGCCAGAGTTCAAGCCGCCGGCGACTTTGGAAGAATTGGATGGCCAGTACGCTTGGTCCGACAAGCCGATTGTCGATCCGCTTCCGGCCCTGCAAGAGCAGCTTGCCGATTACAAGCCTCCTATTACTCCTCAGGAAGCGACGGAGATCCGTCCTACGACGGAAGAGGACAACGACGAGATCCTCGCCGCCATGAAGATCCAGCCCAAGAGCGACGATGAAGTCGCGTGGGATACCAGCTGGGTTCATCACGAAAACGGCGACGTGAACAGCCTCAACCCACTCCGCATGAGCTCGGTGGGGGACTTCTTCTTCGTCTACCTGACAGGTGTTCAAGCGACCTCTTCAACAATCGACCTGAAGCCAGTCGGTGACGGCCGTTACGTTAAGTCTTGGCAAGCCAACGACGACAATACGATTCAGAAGGTTGTCCTTCGAGACGACATCACCTGGTCGGACGGCAAGCCTATCACGGCGCAAGACTGGGAGTTCACGTTCAAAGTCCTGCTTCATCCCGAATTGGCCGGCATGTTCCCCGCACTGCCCAGCAGTTTGGAGAAAGTGAAGCTAATCAAAGCGTACGACGACAAGACGTTTGTCATCTTTCACGAGCAGTCGAGTGCGGTGAACGATATGAAGCTGGAGTTTCCGATCGTTCCTAAGCACATCTACGAACCAGCCATCGCCGTCGACCCAACGTTGACCGACAGCGATGTCTTCCTGGAACAAGAGAACACTCCAGTCGTGGGTGGTCCCTACGAAGTGGTCCGACGTGAACGTAACCAGCGTATCGTGCTCAAACGCCGCGAAGGCTATTACATGCACGAAGGCAAACAGGTTCGCGAAAAGCCTTACTTCAAAGAAATCCGGATGGAGATCATCGAAAACCCAACGCAGGCATTGCTCGCTTTGACGGCCGGGAAAATCGATGATACGGAAGTCTCCGCCACGAAGTGGAATACCGAAGCCAATACCGAAGAGTTTTATCGAGACAACGTCAAAGTTAAACACATCGCCTGGTCGGAAGGACATATCGTCTGGAACACCAAAACGCCGTTCTTCGAAGATGCCCGTGTGCGTCGCGCGATGAGCTACGCAATCGACTACAACACGATCATCAACAACGTGCTCAATGGCATTCATCAGCAAGCCAGCGGGCCATTTCATCCTTCTGCCTGGTTCGCTCCGCAGCCTTCGCTGGAACCGTTCAAGACCGACTTGGAGAAGTCTCGCGAACTCCTCAAAGAAGCAGGTTGGGCCGATACCGATTCGGACGGAATCCTCGATAAGGAAATCGATGGCAAGAAGGTATCCTTCAAGTTCCAAATCATGCATGCTCCGAGCCCTGTCTCGGAACTAATGGCACGTCAGTTCGCTCGTGACTTTGGACAACTTGGAATCAAGTGCGAGCCGCGCCAATTTGAATGGACCGTGCTACAGCAAAAAGCACGCGATCACTCGTTCGATGCCATGATGGCTGGCTGGGGTTCCGGCGGCGATCCATTCTCGACAGAGAACATCTACGGAACCGGCAAACCTCGGAACTACGGCGAATACTCGAACGAGCGAGTCGACGAACTGTACGAGCTCGGCCTGCTGGAACTGGATCCTGAAAAACGTGCCGAACACTACCGCGAGATCGCGAAGATCCTCTACGAAGAACAGCCTTATACCTGGATGTACTACCGAGCCGATCTCTTCGCCTTCAACAAACGCATGCGGGGTTATCAATTCAGCCCCACAGGTCCTTGGTTTTACGAGCCGGGGATGCATTCGGTGTGGAAAGCAAAAGCTGAGTAA